A part of Actinobaculum sp. 313 genomic DNA contains:
- the nuoK gene encoding NADH-quinone oxidoreductase subunit NuoK, whose protein sequence is MNLMYYVVLAIILFAIGGAAVLTRRNAIIALLGVEIMLNSCNLALVAFSRMWGDIQGQVFAFFVMVVAASEVVVGLAIIVAIFRTHRSASLDGANQLKH, encoded by the coding sequence GTGAACCTGATGTACTACGTGGTGCTGGCGATCATACTCTTCGCCATCGGTGGGGCGGCCGTGCTCACTCGCCGCAACGCCATTATCGCGCTGCTGGGAGTGGAGATCATGCTCAACTCCTGCAACCTTGCGCTGGTGGCCTTCTCACGTATGTGGGGAGATATTCAGGGGCAGGTCTTCGCCTTCTTCGTCATGGTTGTCGCCGCTTCCGAAGTAGTGGTGGGCCTGGCAATCATCGTCGCTATTTTCCGAACCCACAGGTCCGCTTCGCTTGACGGTGCGAACCAGCTCAAGCACTGA
- a CDS encoding NADH-quinone oxidoreductase subunit J, which produces MIIEPLQISTGEAVLFFILAAVMVTLAVYGLLFTRRAVYSVVCVIGIMVGFAILYTMLEAPFMGVVQIAVYTGAILMMLLFVLMMIGVDPSDSTHETKRVQRPLAALGGLGFIIVAAGAVLGAATPEAVGMKMANAATNPKAIAQEIFSSHVLTMELTGALLIVAALGAMTLTHRQVHKRMTQPELAEAKMEAYATSGRHIGQKPPTGVYAESNSAANPALTVGGKVAEGSMQRVLRIRGQERTVEEISLVTAARAARNELTGPGSSAAVRNGGLPGMPGEAAPVYPAQEPDTRDVLEDGELKSELESGEEESK; this is translated from the coding sequence ATGATCATAGAACCTTTGCAGATCTCTACCGGGGAGGCCGTATTATTCTTCATCCTCGCGGCGGTTATGGTAACCCTCGCGGTATACGGCCTGCTGTTCACGCGCCGTGCGGTCTACTCCGTTGTATGCGTTATCGGCATTATGGTCGGCTTCGCCATCCTGTACACGATGCTGGAGGCGCCCTTCATGGGTGTCGTACAGATCGCGGTGTACACGGGCGCCATTCTGATGATGCTGCTGTTCGTCCTCATGATGATTGGTGTGGATCCATCGGACTCCACCCATGAGACCAAACGGGTACAGCGCCCCCTGGCCGCGCTGGGTGGACTCGGTTTCATCATCGTCGCGGCGGGTGCGGTGCTGGGCGCCGCCACACCTGAAGCGGTTGGAATGAAAATGGCCAACGCCGCGACCAACCCGAAGGCGATCGCACAGGAGATCTTCAGTTCGCATGTGCTGACCATGGAGCTGACCGGCGCGCTGCTGATCGTAGCGGCGCTGGGAGCCATGACGCTTACACACCGGCAGGTGCACAAGCGGATGACGCAGCCCGAACTGGCCGAGGCGAAGATGGAGGCCTATGCCACCAGCGGACGGCATATCGGTCAAAAGCCACCCACCGGTGTGTACGCGGAGTCGAATTCAGCGGCCAATCCGGCTCTCACGGTCGGCGGCAAGGTCGCGGAGGGCTCCATGCAGCGCGTGTTGCGCATACGCGGCCAGGAACGCACGGTCGAGGAGATCTCCCTGGTGACGGCGGCCCGCGCCGCACGCAACGAACTGACCGGGCCGGGCAGCTCGGCGGCGGTGCGCAACGGCGGACTGCCCGGCATGCCCGGAGAGGCTGCGCCGGTGTATCCGGCGCAAGAACCAGACACACGCGATGTCCTGGAAGACGGCGAGCTGAAGAGTGAATTGGAGTCCGGTGAGGAGGAATCCAAGTGA
- the nuoI gene encoding NADH-quinone oxidoreductase subunit NuoI, giving the protein MTENTSASSPDPNLWERPRKGPVGEFFAPVAGYGVTISSMFHPVATEQYPEEPVPVHPRYHGRHHLNRYPDGLEKCIGCELCAWACPADAIFVEAAPNDPQAQYSPGERYGRVYQINYQRCIFCGYCIQACPTRALTMSNEFEMAGPTREGLIYEKQDILVPPEEGMLAPPHPMPTGATHLQYYHGEVTGPTQSQIDWVREHRPDDPTLATARPVFEEGPVPDASAARGVPPVAQPTAPKPSVEENAQ; this is encoded by the coding sequence ATGACTGAGAACACTTCGGCGTCGTCGCCCGATCCAAACCTGTGGGAACGTCCCCGGAAAGGCCCCGTCGGCGAGTTTTTTGCACCGGTTGCCGGATATGGGGTGACGATCAGTTCCATGTTCCACCCGGTGGCCACCGAACAGTACCCGGAGGAGCCGGTACCGGTGCATCCCCGCTACCACGGTCGGCATCATCTCAACCGTTACCCGGACGGGCTGGAGAAATGCATCGGCTGCGAGCTCTGCGCCTGGGCCTGCCCGGCGGATGCGATTTTTGTGGAGGCAGCACCCAACGATCCACAAGCGCAGTACTCGCCGGGAGAACGATATGGACGGGTCTATCAAATCAACTACCAGCGGTGCATTTTCTGCGGTTATTGCATACAGGCCTGTCCCACTCGCGCACTGACGATGTCGAATGAGTTCGAGATGGCCGGACCGACTCGCGAGGGGCTAATTTACGAGAAGCAGGACATACTGGTACCGCCCGAGGAGGGCATGCTTGCTCCGCCGCACCCGATGCCGACCGGTGCCACGCATTTGCAGTATTACCACGGTGAAGTTACGGGGCCGACACAGAGTCAGATCGACTGGGTACGCGAGCATCGCCCCGACGACCCCACTTTAGCGACCGCCCGCCCGGTTTTCGAAGAGGGCCCGGTTCCGGATGCATCTGCGGCTCGAGGAGTGCCACCGGTAGCTCAGCCTACGGCGCCGAAACCGTCAGTGGAGGAGAACGCGCAATGA
- the nuoH gene encoding NADH-quinone oxidoreductase subunit NuoH: MSSSVIAAAQTADFTQDTWWIWAIKAVFILVYLILSVILALWVERRGLGRMQTRLGPNRVGPLGLGQAFADALKLIIKEDMWLKGADKIVYFVAPVISAACAFSIMAVIPMGPQISLFGHSTPLQLADSPVALLLILGIAALGEYGLVLGGWSARSTLPLYGAVRSATQMISYELALSLSLVTVFLTASTMSTSGIVDAQAGIWNCIPLFPAFCIYIISMFGETNRLPLDLPEAEGELVAGPHTEYSSMKFAWYYLSEYVNMFNVSMIATTCFFGGWRAGPIMTWLYSLWGGDPNVGWIPMLWFFLKTWLFMFFMIWTRATLLRMRYDHFMKLGWKVLIPVSLIWLVCVVVIRGVTSFSTFTRNQLYIGIAVVFLIAMAIIWLVGDKEEPTGESGAGESTPALLDGESDEAQAAADFVRPEDEFDAMAGGFPVPPLPGQSLPPSPRAKRREATLSTQEADHD; this comes from the coding sequence ATGAGCTCGTCGGTTATTGCGGCTGCTCAAACGGCGGACTTCACCCAGGACACGTGGTGGATCTGGGCCATTAAGGCAGTCTTCATTCTGGTCTACCTCATCCTCTCCGTTATCTTGGCGCTGTGGGTGGAACGGCGCGGCCTGGGGAGAATGCAGACGCGCTTGGGGCCGAATCGAGTCGGACCGCTGGGGCTGGGTCAGGCATTCGCCGATGCGTTGAAGCTGATCATCAAAGAGGACATGTGGCTCAAGGGCGCCGACAAGATCGTCTACTTCGTCGCGCCGGTTATCTCCGCCGCCTGTGCCTTCAGCATCATGGCCGTTATCCCGATGGGGCCACAGATCTCGCTGTTCGGGCACTCCACACCCTTGCAATTGGCCGATTCGCCGGTGGCGCTGCTGCTGATTCTCGGTATTGCTGCACTCGGCGAGTACGGGCTCGTGCTGGGTGGATGGTCTGCCCGCTCCACCTTGCCGCTGTACGGCGCGGTACGCTCCGCAACGCAGATGATCTCCTACGAGTTGGCCTTGAGCCTCTCACTGGTCACCGTGTTCCTCACGGCCTCGACAATGTCTACCTCGGGAATCGTGGATGCCCAAGCCGGAATTTGGAACTGCATTCCGCTCTTCCCGGCCTTCTGCATATACATCATCTCGATGTTCGGCGAGACCAACCGCCTGCCGCTGGATCTGCCCGAGGCAGAGGGAGAGTTGGTGGCCGGCCCGCACACCGAGTACTCCTCGATGAAATTCGCGTGGTACTACCTGTCCGAGTACGTGAATATGTTCAACGTCTCGATGATTGCCACAACCTGCTTCTTCGGGGGATGGCGTGCCGGGCCGATTATGACGTGGCTCTACTCGCTGTGGGGTGGGGATCCGAATGTGGGTTGGATCCCGATGCTGTGGTTCTTCCTGAAGACCTGGCTATTCATGTTCTTCATGATCTGGACCCGCGCCACCCTGCTGCGTATGCGTTATGACCACTTCATGAAGCTGGGATGGAAAGTTCTCATTCCAGTTTCACTGATCTGGCTCGTCTGCGTCGTCGTGATCCGCGGCGTCACGTCCTTCAGCACCTTTACCCGCAATCAGCTCTACATTGGAATCGCGGTCGTCTTCCTTATCGCCATGGCGATTATCTGGTTGGTGGGTGATAAAGAGGAGCCGACGGGTGAGAGCGGTGCTGGTGAATCCACGCCTGCACTGCTCGACGGCGAGAGCGACGAGGCGCAGGCTGCAGCCGACTTCGTTCGTCCCGAGGATGAATTCGATGCCATGGCCGGTGGCTTCCCCGTCCCACCGTTGCCCGGACAATCCCTGCCCCCGTCCCCGCGCGCCAAGCGCCGCGAGGCCACCTTAAGTACCCAGGAGGCCGATCATGACTGA
- a CDS encoding NADH-quinone oxidoreductase subunit G: MTSNETVELVSIKVDGHEVSVPKGTMIIRAAEKAGVRIPRFCDHPLLKPVGVCRQCLVEVARPGRDGTIAKGPKPVPSCAEAVSPGMEVYTQVTSDVAQKAQRGIMEFLLINHPLDCPICDKGGECPLQNQAISDGRSTSRFIDVKRTFPKPVQLSSQILLDRDRCILCQRCTRFQDEIVGDRFIALQGRGGGTPGYEIHSLNASQIGRFDARVLHFSESAGSQPKTTPAEYAGPFGSPGLASGFASGPVGDAELDQSGRPFASYFSGNIIQICPVGALTSAAYRFRSRPFDLVSVPGVTEHDASGSALRIDYRRGEVLRRQAGEDPAVNEEWITDKDRFAFRWQNGTDRLRHPLVRDDGAQVATSWPDALDVAARGLQKAAEKGVGVLVGGRLTMEDAYAYSKFARTVLKTNDIDFRTRPARCEEDAFLGSAVAGSGLGVTYAALERGGHVLTVALEAEEECGAIFLRLRKGVRAGTVAVSVLAPYASAGTRKMDARLIPVVPGAEAAVLDDLAVGDATFDALCDDGIILVGERAAESAGALSAVLRLAERTGARVAWVPRRAGDRGALDMGAHPCLLPGGRPVGDSAARIDTAAVWGVSSLPEDAGRGTDEILASAAAGELGGLILAGVELGDLPGDAAAALAAVDFVVSLEVRSGAVTAAADVVLPVAPPSEKGGSFVNWEGRIRPFGQVLTSVQLPDRVVLHNLAAEMGTDLGLATLQDVVREIQEFSAWDGVRMAAPTVAAAEVAEATVGHAVLASWNLMLGAGTLQAFEPHLAATARTPVALLSAATADAVGVHNGAALTISGPDGSITLNTGIAEMPDGVVWAPQNSVGCQIASLGVRAGEEVALSAATVEVTK; this comes from the coding sequence ATGACGAGTAACGAGACGGTAGAGCTTGTCAGCATCAAGGTTGACGGCCACGAGGTCTCCGTGCCGAAGGGGACGATGATCATCCGCGCCGCCGAGAAGGCCGGTGTGCGCATTCCGCGCTTTTGCGATCATCCTCTTCTCAAGCCGGTGGGCGTGTGTCGGCAATGCTTGGTGGAAGTGGCCCGGCCGGGCCGCGATGGCACCATCGCGAAAGGACCGAAGCCGGTGCCGTCCTGCGCGGAGGCCGTCAGCCCCGGCATGGAGGTGTACACCCAAGTCACTTCTGACGTTGCGCAGAAGGCGCAGCGCGGAATCATGGAGTTCCTGCTGATCAACCATCCGCTGGACTGCCCGATCTGCGATAAGGGCGGCGAGTGTCCGTTGCAGAACCAAGCGATAAGCGATGGACGCTCAACCTCACGCTTCATCGACGTGAAGCGGACATTCCCCAAACCGGTGCAACTCTCCTCCCAGATACTGCTCGACCGTGACCGCTGCATTCTCTGCCAGCGTTGTACCCGTTTCCAGGATGAAATCGTCGGTGACCGTTTCATCGCCTTGCAGGGGCGAGGCGGCGGAACACCCGGCTACGAGATTCACTCCCTCAACGCCTCCCAGATCGGCCGCTTTGATGCCCGCGTTCTGCATTTCTCAGAATCGGCGGGCAGCCAGCCGAAGACAACTCCGGCTGAGTATGCGGGGCCGTTCGGTTCACCCGGGCTGGCAAGCGGTTTTGCGAGCGGTCCGGTGGGCGACGCCGAGCTCGACCAGTCCGGACGGCCCTTCGCCTCATACTTCTCCGGCAATATCATCCAGATTTGCCCGGTTGGCGCGCTGACCAGTGCCGCGTATCGCTTCCGCTCCCGGCCCTTCGACCTGGTCTCGGTGCCCGGAGTAACCGAACACGACGCTTCCGGTTCCGCCCTGCGCATCGACTATCGACGCGGTGAGGTGCTGCGGCGGCAGGCGGGCGAGGACCCGGCGGTGAACGAGGAGTGGATCACCGATAAGGACCGCTTCGCCTTCCGGTGGCAGAACGGTACGGACAGACTCCGGCATCCGCTGGTGCGCGACGACGGCGCACAGGTGGCTACGTCGTGGCCCGATGCGCTCGATGTGGCCGCGCGCGGCTTGCAGAAGGCCGCGGAAAAGGGGGTAGGTGTACTGGTCGGTGGGCGTCTGACCATGGAAGACGCCTACGCGTACTCCAAGTTCGCCCGCACGGTCCTGAAGACGAACGATATCGACTTCCGCACCCGCCCGGCCCGCTGTGAAGAGGATGCTTTCCTCGGATCCGCCGTCGCCGGTAGCGGTCTCGGAGTGACATACGCCGCGCTGGAACGGGGCGGTCATGTTCTGACGGTGGCACTGGAAGCCGAAGAGGAATGTGGGGCGATCTTCCTGCGGTTGCGTAAGGGCGTGCGGGCCGGTACGGTTGCCGTCTCTGTTCTGGCGCCCTACGCCAGCGCCGGAACCCGGAAGATGGATGCCCGATTGATCCCGGTTGTCCCCGGAGCGGAGGCAGCCGTTCTTGACGATCTGGCAGTCGGCGATGCTACATTCGACGCCCTGTGTGACGACGGCATCATCTTGGTGGGAGAGCGTGCGGCGGAATCTGCCGGCGCACTAAGCGCCGTACTGCGCCTGGCCGAGCGTACGGGAGCCCGCGTGGCGTGGGTGCCGCGCCGCGCCGGTGATCGCGGAGCCCTGGATATGGGCGCGCACCCCTGCCTACTGCCCGGTGGACGCCCGGTGGGTGATTCGGCTGCCCGGATTGATACCGCCGCAGTATGGGGAGTATCAAGCCTGCCGGAAGATGCCGGGCGTGGAACCGACGAGATCCTCGCCTCCGCGGCAGCGGGCGAATTGGGAGGGCTGATCCTGGCCGGTGTTGAACTGGGCGACCTGCCCGGAGACGCCGCAGCCGCGCTGGCGGCGGTCGATTTCGTCGTCTCCTTGGAGGTGCGCTCCGGAGCGGTTACGGCCGCAGCCGACGTCGTCCTTCCCGTGGCACCACCCAGTGAGAAAGGTGGTTCTTTCGTTAACTGGGAGGGTCGGATCCGGCCCTTCGGGCAGGTACTGACATCGGTACAACTTCCTGATCGCGTGGTGCTGCATAACCTCGCCGCCGAAATGGGAACGGACCTGGGCCTGGCAACCCTGCAGGATGTTGTACGCGAGATCCAAGAATTCTCCGCCTGGGATGGGGTGCGGATGGCAGCGCCGACGGTCGCCGCCGCCGAGGTTGCCGAAGCGACAGTCGGGCACGCCGTACTTGCCAGCTGGAACCTCATGCTCGGAGCCGGAACATTGCAGGCCTTTGAGCCGCATCTGGCGGCAACTGCGCGCACGCCCGTGGCGCTACTATCCGCCGCCACAGCGGATGCGGTCGGTGTGCATAACGGTGCCGCTCTCACAATCAGCGGTCCGGACGGATCAATCACTCTTAACACCGGTATCGCGGAGATGCCCGACGGCGTCGTGTGGGCTCCACAGAATTCTGTGGGCTGCCAGATTGCGTCGCTAGGTGTGCGTGCCGGAGAAGAGGTCGCTCTCAGCGCGGCCACTGTGGAGGTGACAAAATGA
- the nuoF gene encoding NADH-quinone oxidoreductase subunit NuoF, whose translation MSEQEQAAAFSAPGVLAPVISNTWDQERSWTLETYRANGGYEGLQKAWGYGEGEIVELIKDSGLAGRGGAGFPTGLKWSFLPPPDGGPRYLVVNADESEPGTCKDVPALMANPHALIEGMAICLLAVGGHHGFVYLRGEVVHVYRRLLAAAREAREAGLIGKGLGPNGDYDIEITVHAGAGAYICGEETALLSSLEGYRGQPRLKPPFPAAEGLYARPTVINNVETISSVPGILRHGKDWFQAMGTDTAKGHGFFSLSGHVRHPGQYEAPIGITGRQLLELAGGIREGHELKFWAVGGSSAPLFTPEELDVPLDYNQVRAAGSMLATRALMMFDDTVSVVRVVSRWTDFYQHESCGKCTPCREGTYWMRQIMHRLEAGQGQPGDVDLLYEIAGNISGRSFCALGDAAAVPIRSGIERFREEFEAGYTTPAWELFPYEKTTAYSEVGVQ comes from the coding sequence GTGAGCGAGCAAGAGCAAGCGGCCGCGTTTTCCGCTCCCGGCGTGCTCGCGCCGGTCATTTCGAATACCTGGGACCAAGAACGTTCCTGGACCCTGGAAACCTACCGGGCGAACGGAGGTTACGAGGGTCTGCAGAAGGCGTGGGGATACGGCGAAGGCGAGATCGTTGAATTGATCAAGGATTCCGGCCTTGCCGGGCGCGGCGGTGCTGGATTCCCCACCGGGCTCAAGTGGTCCTTCCTTCCGCCGCCGGATGGGGGGCCGCGTTACCTGGTGGTCAACGCCGACGAGTCGGAGCCGGGAACCTGTAAAGATGTGCCGGCGCTGATGGCGAATCCACATGCGCTGATCGAAGGCATGGCGATTTGCCTGCTCGCAGTGGGAGGCCACCACGGCTTCGTTTACCTGCGCGGCGAGGTCGTTCATGTGTACCGGCGCCTGCTGGCCGCAGCGCGAGAGGCACGCGAAGCGGGCCTTATCGGCAAGGGGCTGGGACCGAACGGGGACTACGACATCGAGATAACCGTGCACGCCGGGGCCGGGGCCTACATTTGTGGAGAAGAGACCGCGCTACTCTCCTCGTTGGAGGGATACCGCGGGCAGCCGCGCCTGAAGCCGCCATTCCCCGCGGCGGAGGGACTGTACGCGCGCCCCACCGTTATCAATAATGTGGAAACCATCTCCTCCGTTCCTGGCATCCTGCGCCATGGCAAGGACTGGTTCCAAGCCATGGGCACCGACACGGCGAAGGGGCACGGTTTCTTCTCCCTGTCCGGGCATGTACGCCATCCGGGTCAATACGAGGCTCCGATCGGGATCACCGGGCGGCAGTTGCTGGAGTTGGCAGGGGGTATCCGGGAAGGGCACGAACTTAAGTTCTGGGCCGTCGGGGGATCATCAGCCCCCCTGTTCACCCCCGAGGAGTTGGATGTTCCTTTGGACTACAACCAGGTGCGAGCAGCCGGGTCAATGCTGGCCACCCGCGCCCTGATGATGTTCGACGACACCGTCTCCGTGGTACGCGTTGTCTCCCGGTGGACGGACTTTTACCAGCACGAGTCGTGTGGAAAATGCACGCCCTGCCGGGAGGGCACGTACTGGATGCGGCAGATCATGCATCGCTTGGAGGCGGGCCAGGGGCAACCAGGCGACGTCGACCTGCTCTACGAAATCGCCGGCAATATCTCCGGCCGCTCGTTCTGCGCGCTCGGCGATGCCGCCGCGGTTCCGATTCGTTCGGGAATCGAACGGTTCCGGGAGGAGTTCGAGGCCGGTTATACAACGCCGGCGTGGGAACTGTTCCCGTATGAGAAGACGACCGCATACAGCGAGGTGGGAGTCCAATGA
- the nuoE gene encoding NADH-quinone oxidoreductase subunit NuoE, with translation MSENFAPEVEARLRVDAQEIIARYPHPRSAIQPMLHLIQSEDGFVSPRGIALVAEILSLTRAEVSAVATFYSQYRRHPNGEYHVGVCTNALCAVMGGDDIWNALTEKLGVGSDETTDDGKITLEALECNAGCDYAPVVMINWEYFDNQTPASALQLVDDLQAGKDVHPTRGAEKVHTFKETERVLAGFEDGHVNEGPGAGPATLAGLRQARQNNWTSPQATTSNGGETK, from the coding sequence ATGTCTGAGAATTTCGCACCGGAAGTCGAAGCGAGACTGCGGGTGGACGCGCAGGAGATCATCGCGCGTTACCCCCACCCGCGTTCGGCAATCCAGCCCATGCTGCACCTCATCCAGTCGGAGGATGGTTTCGTCTCTCCACGCGGCATCGCGTTGGTCGCCGAGATCCTTTCGCTCACTCGGGCGGAGGTTTCGGCGGTGGCAACCTTCTACAGTCAGTATCGGCGTCATCCCAACGGTGAATACCATGTGGGGGTATGCACGAATGCGCTGTGTGCAGTGATGGGCGGTGACGACATTTGGAACGCCCTGACCGAGAAACTCGGGGTTGGTTCCGATGAGACCACCGACGACGGCAAGATCACGCTCGAGGCGCTCGAATGCAACGCGGGCTGCGATTACGCCCCGGTTGTCATGATCAACTGGGAGTACTTCGATAATCAGACCCCCGCGTCAGCTTTGCAGCTGGTGGATGATCTGCAGGCCGGGAAGGATGTGCATCCGACGCGTGGCGCCGAGAAGGTCCACACCTTCAAAGAGACGGAACGCGTGCTCGCGGGTTTTGAGGATGGTCACGTCAATGAGGGCCCCGGGGCCGGACCGGCAACCCTGGCCGGATTGCGGCAGGCCCGCCAGAACAATTGGACATCCCCGCAAGCTACCACTTCGAATGGAGGGGAGACCAAGTGA
- a CDS encoding NADH-quinone oxidoreductase subunit D, whose product MTAPNFHATAGVTEEELEGLPSFMASGGDWSDIASEAEQMAEERIVVNLGPVHPSTHGVLRLLLEMDGEYVREIRGATGFLHTGIEKNMEFRNWTQGVAFVTRMDYVAPFFQEVGYCIGVERLLGIEQDVPPRANMIRVLLMELNRIASHLVAIGSALNELGATTMMTIGFRTREDVLRIFERITGLRMNHEFIRPGGVLEDIPEGTTDYIRELLPDIRKGVTEMLDIVGENPIFKARFQNVGVLSLSALMALGQTGPGLKAAGLPWDVRKSQPYCGYEQYEFDIPTYNQSDAYNRAMVRFDECYQSLRIIYQVLDRLDACEGEPVMVADKKIAWPAQLSIGTDGQGTAPEHVREIMGESMEQLIHHFKLITEGFRVPAGQSFTMVEHAKGVWGCHLVSHGGTRPYRVHVDDPGFHNLQGLSMMAEGGLLADAIVCLASIDPVMGGVDR is encoded by the coding sequence ATGACTGCACCGAATTTCCATGCCACGGCGGGCGTAACCGAGGAAGAGTTGGAGGGCCTGCCGAGCTTCATGGCCAGTGGTGGGGACTGGTCCGACATCGCCTCCGAAGCGGAGCAGATGGCGGAGGAGCGCATTGTGGTCAACCTTGGACCCGTGCATCCCTCAACGCATGGCGTGCTGCGGTTGCTCCTGGAGATGGATGGCGAGTACGTGCGCGAGATCCGCGGTGCAACGGGTTTCCTGCACACTGGCATCGAGAAGAACATGGAGTTCCGCAACTGGACTCAGGGTGTAGCTTTCGTCACCCGTATGGATTACGTCGCCCCCTTCTTCCAAGAGGTCGGATACTGCATCGGGGTGGAGCGTCTGCTCGGTATCGAGCAGGACGTGCCGCCGCGCGCGAATATGATCCGCGTGCTCCTGATGGAACTCAACCGCATCGCATCGCATCTGGTGGCCATTGGTTCGGCACTCAACGAGCTGGGCGCCACCACCATGATGACCATTGGTTTCCGTACGCGCGAAGACGTGTTACGCATTTTTGAGCGTATCACCGGGCTGCGTATGAATCACGAGTTCATTCGACCGGGCGGCGTCCTCGAGGATATTCCGGAGGGAACAACAGACTACATCCGCGAACTGCTTCCGGATATTCGCAAGGGCGTCACCGAGATGTTGGACATCGTCGGCGAGAACCCGATCTTCAAGGCCCGCTTCCAAAATGTTGGAGTGCTCTCCCTTTCCGCACTGATGGCACTGGGCCAGACCGGACCGGGACTGAAAGCGGCGGGTCTGCCGTGGGATGTGCGAAAGTCCCAACCCTACTGCGGCTATGAGCAGTACGAGTTCGATATTCCCACCTATAACCAGTCCGATGCCTATAACCGGGCGATGGTGCGTTTTGATGAGTGCTACCAGTCGTTGCGGATCATCTACCAGGTACTTGATCGCCTTGACGCCTGTGAGGGCGAACCGGTGATGGTGGCCGACAAGAAGATCGCCTGGCCGGCGCAGCTCTCCATCGGAACCGATGGGCAGGGCACTGCACCGGAGCATGTACGCGAAATCATGGGCGAGTCTATGGAGCAGCTCATCCATCACTTCAAACTCATCACGGAAGGTTTCCGCGTTCCCGCCGGTCAGTCTTTCACCATGGTGGAACATGCGAAGGGCGTGTGGGGATGCCACCTGGTTTCTCATGGGGGAACCCGCCCCTATCGGGTGCATGTGGACGACCCCGGTTTCCACAATCTGCAGGGTCTATCCATGATGGCAGAAGGCGGTCTACTCGCCGATGCCATCGTGTGCCTGGCCTCTATCGATCCCGTTATGGGAGGTGTTGACCGCTGA
- a CDS encoding NADH-quinone oxidoreductase subunit C yields MRTVQGMWGVHGSGDTSGFTGLRHTEIMARPASRPYGGWFDEVVDIIVELLQADDVVVDEAIDKVVVENGQLVIFVTRDHLERVMRYLRDDQDLRFELCIGVSGVHYPDDKGRELHAYYPMFSITHNRFIAIETTCPEEDPHLPSIVALYPGNDWHEREAWDLMGIIFDNHPGLTRTAMPDDWVGHPQRKDYPLGGIPVEYKGAVIPPPDTRRSYN; encoded by the coding sequence CTGCGTACCGTCCAAGGGATGTGGGGCGTACACGGCTCGGGTGATACATCCGGCTTCACCGGCCTGCGCCACACGGAGATCATGGCCCGCCCGGCATCGCGCCCCTACGGCGGCTGGTTCGACGAAGTCGTGGACATCATTGTCGAGCTGCTGCAGGCCGACGACGTCGTCGTGGACGAGGCCATCGATAAAGTCGTGGTGGAAAACGGTCAACTCGTGATCTTCGTGACTCGCGATCACCTGGAACGGGTGATGCGTTACCTGCGTGATGATCAGGATCTACGCTTCGAGCTATGCATCGGGGTGAGCGGGGTGCACTACCCGGATGATAAAGGCCGCGAACTGCACGCCTACTATCCGATGTTCTCCATCACCCACAATCGCTTCATCGCCATCGAAACCACATGCCCGGAGGAGGATCCCCACCTGCCGTCAATCGTTGCACTGTATCCGGGCAACGATTGGCATGAGCGGGAGGCGTGGGATCTGATGGGCATTATCTTCGATAACCACCCGGGTCTGACTCGTACCGCTATGCCGGATGACTGGGTGGGGCACCCCCAGCGCAAGGACTACCCACTGGGAGGTATTCCGGTGGAGTACAAGGGCGCTGTTATTCCGCCACCGGACACTCGGAGGAGCTACAACTGA
- a CDS encoding NADH-quinone oxidoreductase subunit B, which translates to MAHEKDGSQGVFLTTVESVVNWSITSSQWPVTMGLACCAIEMMAFGTPRFDASRFGMEVFRASPRQSDLMIVSGRVSQKMAPVVRDVYDKMADPKWVISMGACATSGGVFNNYAVVQGCDHIVPVDIYLPGCPPRPEMLIYAVLELRKQVKAQHHITKKGRLAAARAAEEAALAATPLLDMKGLLA; encoded by the coding sequence ATGGCACACGAAAAAGACGGCTCCCAAGGAGTATTCCTCACCACCGTGGAGTCGGTGGTCAACTGGTCTATCACCAGTTCGCAGTGGCCGGTGACCATGGGCCTGGCATGTTGTGCTATCGAGATGATGGCGTTTGGAACCCCGCGTTTCGACGCCTCCCGTTTCGGTATGGAGGTGTTCCGCGCCTCTCCGCGGCAGTCCGACCTCATGATTGTCTCCGGCCGAGTCAGCCAGAAAATGGCGCCCGTGGTGCGCGATGTTTATGACAAGATGGCGGATCCGAAGTGGGTCATTTCCATGGGGGCGTGCGCCACGTCCGGCGGAGTCTTCAATAACTACGCGGTGGTGCAGGGCTGCGACCACATCGTGCCGGTTGACATTTACCTGCCCGGCTGCCCGCCCCGCCCGGAAATGCTGATCTATGCGGTGCTCGAACTGCGTAAACAGGTCAAAGCCCAGCATCACATTACGAAGAAGGGGCGTCTGGCCGCGGCGCGAGCCGCCGAGGAGGCCGCACTGGCCGCCACCCCGTTGCTTGATATGAAAGGGCTGCTCGCGTGA